One Canis lupus baileyi chromosome 1, mCanLup2.hap1, whole genome shotgun sequence genomic window, tgaagaagggagagaggaggagggcaggcaaGGATAgggggcccccaccccagccctgccccaccctctcCGTGCACCCACCTGGTGATGTCGTACACCAGCAGGGCTCCAGCCGCCCCTCGGTAGTAACTCCGTGTCACCGACCTGTGGGGCCAAGGGGACCCAGTCACCCCCGAGGCTGGGGTCTGCCCTGAGACTGCCCCCCTCTGCGAAGAGAGACTGATGCTGGTGGTTCAGAGGGCCCCCCCTCCCTGGCCTTTACTGCTGACCTATCCCCCAGAAGCTAGCGGTGTTCTGGTCTCACCACAATTTCCTTCTCTGCTGgtctctctccttgtctccctCAATCTCCCTTAGCTGTCTGTCCATCGGCCTCAGAGGCTCTCCCTGTCTTTGACTCTGTGTCCCTGTGTTCCCTTTCTCTTCAGCGGTCTGTGTCTTTCCGTCCATCTCTCTTACATGTGTGTCTCTCTCACTCCCTtatgtctctctatctctgtgtgtctctctggcTCTGGttctctcatccttttttttttttttaagattttatttattctttagagacacagagagaaaggcagagacataggcagagggagaagcagtcttccctgcaggaagcctgatgtgggactcgatcccaggaccccttgggccctgagccaaaggcagacactcaaccgctgagccacctaggagtccctcTTCTTCACTCTTGGTTTCTCATGCATTCACTCATGCCTCATTTCGCCTTCTTCCCTTTGCCCATTCCTGGCCAAGTGCTCTGCAACTACactggcttgtccctctcctgctgcaTCTTGGGGAGGCCCTCTTCCCAGGGTGGCTGCATCTGCCTGCATCTCCGTGTCACCTGTCTGGGTCCTCCTCAAATTCAACCATTCCACAAGCACTCACTAAGCACTTAGCACAAACCCAGCGCCAGCCACTCACCCTtcgccttctctctgtctctctcacatgGTGATATCAACAATATCACCAATATTAACTTAGCAGCTACGACGCCATGCTGGCTAGGGACCACACTTCTCCATGGACTCGATTCCCTCATgtccctcctctctgtctcttaaactCAGGGTTTCTGTGCACCAACCACCTTGTCCGCAGCCATTTCTTGAAGACACACTGTATGCTGAGCCCTCCGCCATTCTCTCTCCCCCGCCACACAACATCCATTTCTCCACCTCTCTGGCTCCTCCTGTCCCACCCTCCCTGTCTCCGGCTTGGACctatttctctttgtgtctctttatCATCCTTCCCTTGCTCTTCTTCtcagtctctgtctttctctgtctaattCTGAGTGTATCTCTTTCgcagtttccttctctttcaatctctctctttccacctctacccctggcccccaccccaagCGCCTTTCCCCAGGCACAAATCTCCATCTCTCCAGCCTTATGGCTCGATCTACTGCAGTCTCTCTAGGGTCTGTGGGTCTCTCCTTTCATTATGCTTCTTTCTCAGCCTCATTCTCCCTTGCAATCCTTGCTCTCTCTCCAGGACCCCTGCTAGCTCTGGCTATAATAGGCACCCGTactgagtctctgcctttctcccgcAGCCTCGCCTGCCCTCTCATTGTCTCTGTGCTTCCGTCATACCTCCAAGTGACTGcacacacctctctctctgtccctctatctcattttgtctcctctttcctctgtccccctcccttgGGAGCCCGGCCCACCTACCGAAACCGCTCTTGGCCGGCTGTGTCCCAAATCTGGAGCTTCACAGTCTTCCCACCCACGTTGACTACCCGAGATCCAAACTCCACGCCGATTGTGTGGTTGGAGTCCTGTTTGActgggagtgggaaggagagaagaggcagTGCAGGGGCTCAGAAGCTTCCCTGTCCTCCCAAGCCTCCTCAGCCTATACAAAACCATTCTCATTGCTGGGGTGACTGAGATCCTCAAGGAGGATCTAGCAAAGGCGAGGGCCAGGCAGCCAGCACTGAAATTGTACCTAcggccagccctgcccctgcccacgcTATGCCCACACCCACAGTTCAGTGCTCCCGGGACCACTCCCAGAAACTCACACTTATTCTCAATGAACTGATGAAGGAGACATGATTTGCCAGTTCCTGCACTGCCAATCACCAGGAATTTGAAGAGGAAGTCTGAGCAGATGGAGCCAAAATCAGGGAAACCCATATGGAGAGAATGATACAGGGCAAAAGATGGAAACCAAGAGACCATCACAGTTACAAGGGGacaaacagacacaggcagaaacagaGCAACAGTAACAACAGACAATTCATATACAGTGCTTACCACATAACAGGCACAGTTCTAGCTCTTTACTACGGCAAGCTCACTTAATCCTCAGAAAAACACTACAAGGGAGGTATACCAACAAGTATCTCCatcttccagatgaggaaactgaggccagaaagGTTAACTGGTCTACCCAAGACCCCATAGCTGGGCATagctgggattcgaacccagcTCAACTGGCTCCAGAGCTCAAAAGCTTAGCTATGATGTTGTTAAAGCCTCTCAAGATCCATGTTACCCAGGGTGACAGCCTTGCCCTTGCCCATCACGACCTCACCTCCTACCACGTTCTCATTCACTCTATTCTAGCCTGGGGCCTTCAGTCTATTCCCTGAAAATGGCAAGCTGGTTCTCACCTCAGGATCTTTGCACTTGTTCCCTCGGCTTTTCTCTACTCGTTGAAGGAATATAGCTCCTTCTGATTCTTACACCAGTGCTGTTTCTACGGCACCCTGTCCTCCCACCtcctattcatccatccatccggATTCTCCAATTCTCagtccctccatcccttcctcgGCCCGAGGCCCTCTCAAGTTTAAGCCCCACCCACCCCTTGCCACTAGTCCCTCCCACCACCTAATTCAAGGACGATGCATCCCCAACCCCACTGCAGCCCTCTCCAGCCAGAGCAATCCCAGGATCCACAGCAACCCCTCGGGGTTCTCCCAGCCCACCATCCCCAAGCCCTGCCATTCACACGGTCAGCCCCACCCCATCCATCCAGACTCCGCCCCGACACAGTAAGAACCATCCTTTCCTTCAAGGCCTGCCCAAGTCCATCAAGACTGGCTCCCTCAAATCCCGCCCCAGATCTATTTAACCCACACACCAGACCCTCAGGCTCCGCCCAAATCCATGAAGCCCAGCCTCGTACCCATTAAACCCCTCCCAGCAGCCACTAGGCCCTGCCCCATGCCAGACCCCGCCCCCTGGCACATAAGGCCCCGCCCCACTCCCCAAAGGCCGCATCCTCCCTGGGCCCAGACCCCAGACCCTGACTCCGGCCCACCACCCTCACCGTAGGTCTCGGCCATGACTCGGTCGCGGCCGCTCGGGGCCGCAATATGGCGCCGCGGCCGCGCCTGCTCCTCGGCTGGCAGCCGCTCCACTCCGGCTGCAGCCCCGGCTCCTTCCTACTCCCGGGACCGGCGCCGCCACTTCCGCCTCCACCCCCCACAGCGCGACCCGCTAGGGCTGCGGGATACCAGGCCACGCTTCCCGAGAGCAGGGATTGGTGAACTCGGCGGCCGGGAGGCGGGACAAAGGGCGCGGATTGGCCGCGCGAGAGGGGACGGGCCAAGGGGGGCGGGACCAAGACGAGCGATTGGCGGAGCAGGTGGGAAGGGACCGTACGGAGATGCTTTAGCCCCGCTGAGAAACGGATTTGGTCAGGAGTACGGGTGCAGAGTCGAGACTCCGGATTGGGTAGGAGCggacctgggggcgggggcacgGCTGCAAAGAAGGGGGCATGGACAGGATTGACAGAAAGACCCGAAGAGGAGCGGGTATCGAGCTGGGGAGCGCTTTCTCAGACCTCAAAGACAAGAAAGACGAAaactggaggggtggggggtacgCGCTGGCTAacctcccccttccctttgcAGATGGTCTTCCACGATAACCTCTTATTCTGTTATTCTGTGATTTATGTCTTCCTCGTGGCCTTATTGGCTCCTTCCCAACAGTTCAACTCCCTCCCCTTGGTCTAGAGAGGACACTAAAAAACACGCAACCGGTCTGTTCAGGCTATTCCGCCTTCTCATTTGCTTGTGTATCTAAGTTTAGCCCACCTCTGGTACCCAGCTCGGAGCAGAGCATTTAGTGGAAGTCTGCCTAGCAACCACTGACGTCACGAGAGTCAATGAGTTGACTGGCTAAATTCAGGAACCTGGGGAAACATTTCCTTTGttacaccgcccccccccccccccaaaaaaaagaccaCGGAGACCTGCATTTTGCACTTGGCTGATATATTTGCATAAAgccagaaggagggaaaaaaaaaaaaaacagcagggaCAGTGGTAGGCTGAGCTCACTGGCAGTAGAAATCCCAtttctgaaaaagagaaagggtaAACAGTGGGGAGAAAACCAGCGGTCACACCACAAAGGATCTAGTGGTTTTTGTTGTGGCAGGGGCCAGGTTTGGCCAAACATGTGCTATGCAAATTAGTCCAGAGTCCTCCAATCTTTGCACCTCTCAATCTAACAgggacttcaaaaaaaaatcactcccccattttacagataagaaaaccgaGGCAGGGAATTTGTCCCAGTGCACACAGCTACACTGCCAGGGAGCCAAGGGCAGGAGCATCTTTGCCCATCATCACAACCTCAGGGTCCTCCCTCCGGATCCCTGCCAGCCCCCCAAGACACTCACATCTGTCTTCACATCGATTTTGCCAGGTTTCAGGGTCTGGTCCTCACGTACAACACTACTGGGGAAATAGCCCAGGCGAGCAGCTAGATCTCCATAGTAATCTCCCTGAACCTGGAGAGGAAGAATTCAAAGCCAGGGTTCTGGGAGGATGGCAAACTTGTTCCTGCTGAAGACCATGGCACTTTTCCTCTTCCTGATTTCTAGAGGACTAGCTCCATGCTTGTCACTCAACTCTCTTACAGTCACTGTGTGGAGGCCCTGCCTGACCACCTGAAGTAGCCAACCACTCAATGGGTATTAATTCTCaaaggaggggcccctgggtggctcagtggttgagcatctgcctttggtgcaggtcatgatcctggggtcctgggattgagtcccacatcaggcttcccacagggaacctgcttttccctccgcctctgtctctgcctctctctctccatgtctttcatgaaaagagtaaaatctttatttttttaaagttatttatgagaggcacagagagagagagagagaggcagagacacaggtagagggagaagcaggctccatgccggcaacctgatgagactcgatcccgggtcccacatcaggtggGACCCCGGGCCgaatgaaggcaggtgctaaactgctgagccacccaaggatcccaaaaagtaaagtctttaaaaaaaaaaaaattctcaaaggaGCACggatttgcttattattttttgatgGCTTGCAGTAATTGAGAGactacctttggcttgggtcatgatcctggggtcctgggcatcaggctcctgggttccgaatcaggctccccatggggaccctgcttctccctctgcttatgtctctcatgaataaacaaaaaagagtaCAATACCCTCTCCCCCGGCCAAACTATTTCAGTCTACACCCTCAAACTTTCCCTTTGGGTGGAAAACTAGGATGCACTCCCACCCTAGCCCcgtatcctttctttttctgttctcccAAGACTCACACTGCCTCCCCAGAAGAGCCGCCCCCGGCCCTTCAGCTTGGAGAAGACATACACAACTTGGCCCCTGTGTATGGTCAGGAAACGGCAGTCGGGGGCCACGTAGTCCTGAAGGGCCACAGCCATGGAGATGGGGTCTGGGGAAGGAACAGAAGGGAATGACCACCCTCCACACAGGCTGGCAACCCAAGCTCCcaaggccccccagcccccaagtCTTACAGCTGCATTCCTCATCAGCACACAGCTTGCGGTCAGCCAGCTTGGGCATGGCACGGCCCCCGACACTAGGCGCTAGGAAGGCAGACAGCAAAACAATGATACCGAGGAACACTGGCGACCCAGCCATCATGGACTGAGCAAGGGAGTGACTGAGGGGGAAATGGGGTCTCCAatttccttctgccctccctctctccagcaACACAAGGAAACCTGTGTTCTCCATCCTGTCTCCACCCTTAACCGGTCCCAAATTTCACCCACAATACCTAGAGACTGCTGCCCAGCCAGAACCATTTCAAAGACAGGGTGAGGGCAGCCTGCCCAAGAAAATGCccaaataagggatccctgggtggcgccaaAAAGGCCCAAAGCAGCCCAGGCCGCTCCAAGTGACAGCAACCCctacctcctgcccccacctcaaCCATCAGAGGCCCAGATAGGCAGGTTGAGATATTCAATTCCATCTTTGTCAATTCTAGGCTGTTTGGGTACCTGGGCCCCTCCAAGAACAGAAACAGGCAGCTAGTACAGAAAACTATCTTGGAATTTCCTGTGTTCAAGGACAGAACAAGGCGGCCTTTTGATCGCCAGGAACAGCCCTCACTCTCAAGGACCAAGTATTATATGCTGGGTCTTAAGGCTAGCAAGGCTCTACCATAATCACTATTTATCTTCACAAGCCACTTCCTGACTGGGTGACCTGGGCTAAGCTATTTCTTTTCTGAGAGCCTCgcctttctcctctgtaaaatagggacCATGAAATGAAAGCCAACAGTTATTTAAAGAGCACTCGGCACATAATTTCAAATGGACTGCATCACCTCAAGGGGGCTGTTATAACCCCACTGAACATAGAAATGGTAG contains:
- the MIA gene encoding melanoma-derived growth regulatory protein — its product is MENTGFLVLLERGRAEGNWRPHFPLSHSLAQSMMAGSPVFLGIIVLLSAFLAPSVGGRAMPKLADRKLCADEECSYPISMAVALQDYVAPDCRFLTIHRGQVVYVFSKLKGRGRLFWGGSVQGDYYGDLAARLGYFPSSVVREDQTLKPGKIDVKTDKWDFYCQ